In one window of Hevea brasiliensis isolate MT/VB/25A 57/8 chromosome 10, ASM3005281v1, whole genome shotgun sequence DNA:
- the LOC110664487 gene encoding uncharacterized protein LOC110664487, with product MEKEKKLFTRPVLSLMLLIILWLMIISTTVACPSSSPDGGGCKECIVDQMKHGCPSCAPILRCMARCLWGGSSRSKCTKKCDCDGAMLTLSDCKKCMSRCKCSCVAYRYR from the coding sequence ATGGAAAAGGAGAAGAAGCTGTTTACAAGACCTGTTTTATCACTGATGCTCCTCATCATTTTGTGGTTGATGATCATTTCTACAACGGTGGCCTGCCCGTCTTCGTCGCCGGACGGCGGCGGATGCAAAGAGTGCATTGTTGATCAGATGAAGCATGGATGCCCATCATGTGCTCCGATCCTACGGTGCATGGCACGGTGCTTGTGGGGTGGCAGCTCAAGATCCAAGTGTACTAAGAAATGTGACTGCGATGGTGCGATGTTAACACTTTCCGACTGCAAGAAATGCATGTCTCGATGCAAATGTAGCTGTGTGGCATATAGATATCGATGA
- the LOC110664490 gene encoding homeobox-leucine zipper protein HAT22 — translation MGCPDDGCNTGLVLGLGFSSSTSLEKPDNNNNHKPKMMYKPCFGPSLSLGLSGEIYNHRGSSKKISDVNKGCEESVGADLLRQASPHSAVSSFSGGRVKRERDLSSEEIEAERVSSRVSDEDEDATNTRKKLRLTKEQSALLEESFKQHSTLNPKQKQALARQLNLRPRQVEVWFQNRRARTKLKQTEVDCEFLKKCCETLTDENRRLQKELQELKALKLAQPFYMHMPAATLTMCPSCERIGGVGDGASKNNPFSMTPKPHFYNPFTNPSAAC, via the exons ATGGGTTGTCCTGATGACGGATGCAACACTGGCCttgttctagggttaggtttcTCTTCATCAACCTCCCTGGAAAAGCCTGATAATAACAATAATCATAAGCCCAAGATGATGTATAAGCCATGTTTTGGGCCTTCACTTAGCTTGGGTCTTTCTGGTGAGATTTACAATCACCGCGGTTCTAGCAAGAAGATTAGTGATGTCAATAAAGGTTGCGAGGAGTCTGTTGGTGCTGATTTGCTTCGTCAAGCTTCTCCTCATAGTGCTGTTTCTTCTTTCTCTGGCGGTAGGGTTAAAAGAGAAAGAGACCTTAGCAGTGAAGAGATAGAGGCAGAGAGAGTTTCTTCAAGAGTAAGTGATGAAGATGAAGATGCTACTAACACAAGAAAGAAACTTAGGCTCACCAAAGAACAATCTGCCCTTTTAGAGGAAAGCTTCAAGCAGCACAGCACTCTCAATCCT AAGCAAAAGCAAGCTCTTGCAAGGCAGTTAAATCTACGACCAAGACAAGTTGAAGTGTGGTTCCAAAACAGGAGAGCCAg GACAAAGCTGAAGCAAACTGAAGTGGACTGTGAGTTCTTGAAGAAGTGCTGCGAGACACTAACAGATGAAAATAGGAGGCTGCAGAAGGAGCTTCAAGAACTTAAAGCTCTGAAATTGGCACAACCCTTTTACATGCACATGCCAGCAGCTACTCTCACCATGTGCCCATCTTGTGAAAGAATTGGTGGTGTTGGTGATGGTGCTTCAAAGAATAATCCATTTTCAATGACTCCAAAGCCTCACTTCTATAATCCCTTCACCAATCCTTCAGCAGCATGTTAA